Genomic segment of Candidatus Binatia bacterium:
GGCGATGATGTTGCGCAGGATTTCGTCGGTGCCGCCGGCAATGCGAAGGCCCGGAATGCCCATGTAGGTTTCCTGCCACGCGGCCTCTTCAGGGGCGATGCCCGGTTCCGTGACGGCGCCGGCGGGACCGAGGACGTCCATGGCAAAGCTTGCCATGTCCTGTTTCAGTACGGCGCCGACGAGTTTGCCGATGGAGCCTTCCGGACCGGGGATGGCGCCGCGCGACAGTGCGGTAAGGGTGCGATAGCCGGTGTACTGGAGGCCCTTGCCGCGGACATAGAAGCGGGCGAGGCGCTGGCGTACGGCGGGATCGTCGAGGGCGGGGCGGCCGTTCCAATCGGTCTCTCGGGCAAGGCGCATCAGATCCGCGAACTCCGGGCCGCCGGCACCGCCCCCGATCGAGAGGCGTTCGTTCATGAGTGTCGTGATGGCGCCCCGCCAGCCTTCGCCGACGGCGCCGACGCGGTTCTTGTCGGAGATCCGCACGTCGGTGAAGAACACCTCGTTGAACACGGCACCGCCGTTGATCTGTTTGATCGGCCGGATCTCGATGCCCGGCGACTTCATGTCGATGATGAAGTAGGTGATGCCGGCGTGCTTGGGCCTGGTCGGGTCGGTACGCGTCAGGATCATGCCCCACTGCGAGTACTGGGCACCGGTGGTCCAGATCTTCTGTCCGTTGATGACCCAGTCGTCTCCGTCGCGGACCGCCGTGGTGCGCAGGCCGCCGAGGTCGGAACCCGCACTGGGTTCGCTGAAGAGCTGACACCAGATCTCTTCGCCGCGCAGCATCGGCCGCAGGTAGCGCTTCTTTTGCTCGTCGGTACCGTGCGCCATGATCGTCGGGCCAAGCATTCCCTGGCCGATCGCGAAGATATTCGGCGGCGTCCTGAACCGGCTCTCTTCCTGGTGCCAGATCACCGCCTGGATCGCGCTGGCGCCGCGACCGCCGTATTCGGTAGGCCACGTCATACAGGCCCAGCCGGCGTCCGCCTTCTTGGCCTGCCACTGCTTGGCCGTGACGATGACTTCCGACCCGCCGCGCTCCGACATGACAGCCGCGGCGTCGCCGGGTTTCAGACGTTCAGCGTTGGCTTCCAGCCAGGCGCGGGCTTCGGCGCGAAACTTCGTTTCCTCGGCGGTGTCGTTGAAATCCATGCTGCGGTCTCCTCTTCGTTCAGGCGTAAGGCTGTGCGGCAGGATGCGAGGTGTCGGGGGCCGTCGCGGCGAGCAACTCGATCAAGCGTTCGCGCCACTGATCGGCACTGCCCAGAATGGTGCCGAGCAACTTGGCGCGGCGATAGAACAGGTGGCAGTCGTACTCCCAGGTGAAGCCGACACCGCCGTGCATTTGCACGATTTCCCGGCTGGCGAGGTCGAAGGCGTCCGTCGCCGTGATCCGACAACCGCAGGCGGCGGTGGGCAGGTCGGGACTCGCGTTGCTGAGCGCCCAGGCGCCGTAATAGGCGTTCGATCGGGCCAGCTCGATCTCGACGTAGAGATCGGCCATCCGATGCTTGAGCGCCTGGAACGAGGCCACCGGCCGGCCGAAGGCGTAGCGGCCCATGGTGTACTCGCGAGTGATCTCGAACGCGCGTTGCGCGCCGCCCAGTTGCTCGAACGCCATGAGCACCGCGGCGCGATCGAGGAGGGCTTGCGCGCGTTCCCAGCCGCGCCCCTCGGGTCCGAGCACGGTGGCCGGCGCGTTGTCGAATTCGAGCACTGCCATGGAACGACTCGGATCGAGCGAGTGTAACGGTCTCCGCTTAACGCCCGGCCCGGTGAGGTCCGCCAGCACCAGCGACAGGCCGTGCTCGGTGCGGGCCGTCACGACCGCGAAGTGAGCGACGTCGCCGTCGAGCACGGGCATCTTGGTGCCGGAGAGGCGTCCTGCGGAAAGAGTTGCCGAAACGCTGCTGGGTCCCTGACGCCCGGGGCGTTCGGCGTGTGCGAACGTTCCGATTGCCTCGCCGGAGGACAGCCTGGGCAGGTACTGCTTCTTCTGCGCATCGGTGCCGTCCAGGACGATGGCCTCCGTTGCCAGGTAGACGCTGGACGAAAAGGGAATCGGAGCGAGGGCGCGGCCGATCTCCTCGGCGATCACGGCGAGTTCGAGGTGCCCCAGCCCGGCACCGCCATATTCCTCGGGAATCGCGGTTCCGAGCCAGCCGAGTTGGGCGGCACCTCGCCAGAGCGTGTCGGAGCAGGGTGTGTCCGATTCCAGCACGGCGCGACACACGCTGAGGGGCGCGTGCTCCTCGAGAAACTCGCGCGCGGTAGTCCGCAGCATCTTCTGGTCGTCGGAGAAATCGAAGTTCATATGCCTCCCCGGGGTTTGCGTCAGGACGCCGCCGCTCGCTGCCCACGCTGCTTATATCAGTGCATCTCTGTGTCAATGGGATCCCGCTCGCGGCGCTCGTGCCGGGTCCGGTTGCCACCCACGGTCGCATCCGATAAGCCCACGGCGCGCGAGAGCGAACCGCAGAGGAGGCCGCGATGAAGATTCCCGCCCAGGGACTGCCCCGAGACGAGCTGTTCGCGAAGCTCGAAGCGTTCCGTGCCAATGACATGCCGTGGCGCGACGGCCGCACGTGGGCGTACGTTTACGACCCCGGCGCGGAGGCGGAGTCGGTCATCAAACAGGCATATACCATGTACCTCTCGGAGAACGCGCTCGACCCGACCGTGTTCCCGAGCATGCTCCGGCTGGAAGCCGAACTCGTCGCCATGGCCGCCGCGCACCTGCGGGGCGATGAGAACGTTGTCGGCAACTTCACCAGCGGAGGGACCGAAAGTCTGATTCTTGCCGTCAAGACCGCGCGTGACTTCAATCGCGCCAGGCGCCCGCACATCGGTGTGCCCGAGATGGTGCTGCCGATCACGGCGCACGCCTCCTTCCAGAAGGCCGGGCATTACCTCGACGTCAAACCGGTCATGGTTCCCGTCGATCCCCAGACCTTCCGCGCCGACCCCGCGGCGATCCGGCGCGCTATCACGCCCAACACCATCCTGCTGGTCGGCTCGGCGATCTCCTACGCGCACGGCGTCGTGGACCCGATCCGCGAGATCGGGCAGATCGCCCTCGATCACGACCTGTTGCTGCACGTCGACGGCTGTATGGGCGGGTTCCTGCTGCCTTACTTCAGGCGGCTCGGGGCACCGGTGCCGGACTTCGAGTTCAACGTACCCGGGGTGACGTCGATCTCGATGGACTTCCACAAGTACGCGTTTGCGGCAAAGGGAGCCTCGGTAATCCTGTACCGCAACAAGGAGCTGCGAAGACACCAGATCTACGCCTGTTCGAACTGGACGGGTTACACGGTCATCAATCCGACGGTGCAGAGCACGAAGTCGGGCGGTCCGCTGGCGGCGGCGTGGGCGGTTCTGAACTTCTTCGGCGATGCCGGTTACATGGAGATCGCCCGTCAGGTGCTTGAGGCCACCCGGCGCATTGCCGACGGGGTCGAGAAGATCGAGGAACTGCGTCTGCTCGGACGGCCGGACATGAACCTGGTTGCGTTCACGTCCGACTCGGTCAGCGTATTCCACATCGTCGACGAGATGAGGCAGCGGGGATGGTTCGTGCAGCCGCAACTCGGGTTCGACTCTTCTAAGGAGAACATCCACCTCTCGGTCAATCCGGCGAGCGTGCGCTGGGTCGAGCCGTTGCTCGCCGATCTGCGGACCTGCGTCGAGGAGGCGCGGGCGTTGCCCTCGGGGGAGACGGCAGCGCAAGTGCGCGAGCTGTTCGGGAGCGTCGACCCGGAGACGCTGACGGACGAGACCTTCGCGCAGATGCTGGGTATGGCAGGTGTGCAGGGAACGGCGCTGCCGGCCCGGATGGCCGGGATCAACGAGATGCTGAATGCGCTGCCGGCGAAGCTGCGCGAGCGCTTGCTGATCGAGTACCTGAACGACCTCATGCGCTATAGGGCGGAAGGGGAGTAGGCGAGGGCTTTGAGGCGAGCGATCAGGCTCGAGGTGTCCCAACGGCGGCCGCCGAGGGCCTGCACTTCGGCGTAGAACTGATCGACCAGCCCCGTCACCGGCAGGCTCGCTCCGTTGCGCCGCGCCTCGGCGAGCGCGAATCCGAGGTCCTTGCGCATCCAGTCGACCGCGAAGCCGAAGTCGAACCGGCCGTCGATCATCGTCTGCCAGCGGTTCTCCATCTGCCACGATTGGGCGGCGCCGCGCGAAATGACCTCGATCACCGTGGCGACGTCGAGGCCGGCGGCCTGCGCGAAGTGCAGGCCCTCGGCGAGCCCCTGCAGGAGGCCGGCAATACAGATCTGATTTACCATCTTGGCGAGTTGCCCGCTCCCGCTGGGACCGATGCGCTTGACGGTGCGGGCGTACGCGGCGATCGCCGGTGCGGCGCGTTCGAACGCCGTCGCCTCCCCTCCGATCATGACACTGAGGGCTCCGTTTTCCGCGCCGGACTGGCCCCCGGAAACGGGCGCATCGAGGAAGGCGATGCCCTTGCCGTCTGCCAGCGCGGCCAGGTCACGCGCGAGCGCGGCCGACGTGGTGGTGTGATCGACGAATACGGTGCCGGGGCGCATCGCGGCAAAGGCGCCCGTCGGTGCACAGGTCACGGCCCGCACGTCGTCGTCGTTGCCGACACAGGCGAAGACCAGATCGGCATCGCGCGCGGCAGCCGCGGGGGTGTCGGCCACGGCGCCGGCGTAGGCGGTCGCCCAGCGCTCGGCGCGGGCCCGGGTCCGGTTGAAAACGGTGACGCGATGGCCAGCGCGAGCCAGGTGCCCTGCCATCGGGTAACCCATGACTCCGAGACCGATGAACCCGACCGATTCTGCCATGTGCGCCTCCCTGGCGTGCCGGCGATGCGTGCGACGCGCGTGTGCAAAGTCGTAGCACCGCGGCCGCGGTCGACGGAAGCGGGCGCATCGATTGAAGCCCGGGGCAGGGCCCGACTTGACGCGAGCATCGCCAGTGTTCGATACAAGACTGCGGCCCGGGTCGAGCCCGGGCAAGACCCGACATTGGGATGGAGGATCGAATGCCGGAAACGACGGGCGGTGGGCCCGGCAGACACCTGCGCACGGAGCCGCCTGGCGGCTGGTGAGTGGGGCGGCGGGCGCTGCACGTGGGAACACACCGCGATTTCGCCGGCAAGGTGGTGGTGGTCACCGGCGCCGGCGGTGGACTGGGTAGTGCTTTCGCGCGGCG
This window contains:
- a CDS encoding acyl-CoA dehydrogenase codes for the protein MDFNDTAEETKFRAEARAWLEANAERLKPGDAAAVMSERGGSEVIVTAKQWQAKKADAGWACMTWPTEYGGRGASAIQAVIWHQEESRFRTPPNIFAIGQGMLGPTIMAHGTDEQKKRYLRPMLRGEEIWCQLFSEPSAGSDLGGLRTTAVRDGDDWVINGQKIWTTGAQYSQWGMILTRTDPTRPKHAGITYFIIDMKSPGIEIRPIKQINGGAVFNEVFFTDVRISDKNRVGAVGEGWRGAITTLMNERLSIGGGAGGPEFADLMRLARETDWNGRPALDDPAVRQRLARFYVRGKGLQYTGYRTLTALSRGAIPGPEGSIGKLVGAVLKQDMASFAMDVLGPAGAVTEPGIAPEEAAWQETYMGIPGLRIAGGTDEILRNIIAERILMLPPDVRLDKDVPFKDIPTGPRNA
- a CDS encoding NAD(P)-dependent oxidoreductase, which translates into the protein MAESVGFIGLGVMGYPMAGHLARAGHRVTVFNRTRARAERWATAYAGAVADTPAAAARDADLVFACVGNDDDVRAVTCAPTGAFAAMRPGTVFVDHTTTSAALARDLAALADGKGIAFLDAPVSGGQSGAENGALSVMIGGEATAFERAAPAIAAYARTVKRIGPSGSGQLAKMVNQICIAGLLQGLAEGLHFAQAAGLDVATVIEVISRGAAQSWQMENRWQTMIDGRFDFGFAVDWMRKDLGFALAEARRNGASLPVTGLVDQFYAEVQALGGRRWDTSSLIARLKALAYSPSAL
- a CDS encoding acyl-CoA/acyl-ACP dehydrogenase; translated protein: MNFDFSDDQKMLRTTAREFLEEHAPLSVCRAVLESDTPCSDTLWRGAAQLGWLGTAIPEEYGGAGLGHLELAVIAEEIGRALAPIPFSSSVYLATEAIVLDGTDAQKKQYLPRLSSGEAIGTFAHAERPGRQGPSSVSATLSAGRLSGTKMPVLDGDVAHFAVVTARTEHGLSLVLADLTGPGVKRRPLHSLDPSRSMAVLEFDNAPATVLGPEGRGWERAQALLDRAAVLMAFEQLGGAQRAFEITREYTMGRYAFGRPVASFQALKHRMADLYVEIELARSNAYYGAWALSNASPDLPTAACGCRITATDAFDLASREIVQMHGGVGFTWEYDCHLFYRRAKLLGTILGSADQWRERLIELLAATAPDTSHPAAQPYA
- a CDS encoding aspartate aminotransferase family protein, with the translated sequence MKIPAQGLPRDELFAKLEAFRANDMPWRDGRTWAYVYDPGAEAESVIKQAYTMYLSENALDPTVFPSMLRLEAELVAMAAAHLRGDENVVGNFTSGGTESLILAVKTARDFNRARRPHIGVPEMVLPITAHASFQKAGHYLDVKPVMVPVDPQTFRADPAAIRRAITPNTILLVGSAISYAHGVVDPIREIGQIALDHDLLLHVDGCMGGFLLPYFRRLGAPVPDFEFNVPGVTSISMDFHKYAFAAKGASVILYRNKELRRHQIYACSNWTGYTVINPTVQSTKSGGPLAAAWAVLNFFGDAGYMEIARQVLEATRRIADGVEKIEELRLLGRPDMNLVAFTSDSVSVFHIVDEMRQRGWFVQPQLGFDSSKENIHLSVNPASVRWVEPLLADLRTCVEEARALPSGETAAQVRELFGSVDPETLTDETFAQMLGMAGVQGTALPARMAGINEMLNALPAKLRERLLIEYLNDLMRYRAEGE